Part of the Lynx canadensis isolate LIC74 chromosome E3, mLynCan4.pri.v2, whole genome shotgun sequence genome is shown below.
TCCCACTTGGCTGTGTcatattcctctttttttccttttctagaaagaaaagtcaaaatcgAACAGTTCAGCAGCCCGGGAACCTAATGGCTTTCCCTCTGATGCTTCAGCcaattcctctctccttcttgaaTTCCAGGGTGAGTTGCATCCGTATGTCTTCCTTGCAGGAAAAGCAGCACTTAGATGAACCCATTAATAATGAGAAGAATAGCTTTGGGTGTCACTTCAGTGCCTGCTGTTTTGTTGGTATCTTGCTGGCACTTTACATCAAGTCTTTTAATTTAAGCCTCACAGCAACCCTGCAAAGTAGATGATAGCAGCTTCATTTTCCGTGtagggaaaccgaggctcagagagatgaagttcCATATCTCGAGGTACATAACTAGTAAGTGACAGGCTTCGTATCAGGTTCTGGTTCTCTGGATGAGAAGCTCTTTTCTTTAGACTGTATGTTTTAGGATGACAGTGCCTTAGACCAGGCCACCCAAAGCCAGGGCCTCTCCCATCCACTGTCAGCAAAGTTCCGCCTCTGGAACCAGCCTGCAGTAAGTGTCCCGCCTGTGTCAGCACTGTGGTCCCAGTACTGCCTTCACACCTGTGTGGTGGCTGCTGTTCAGAAGCACTGAGCTTCTCATTTTTGTTCTTCCCCTCGGCCTGTGACCTAAAGTAAGCAGTTATCATCATCCCTATTGAAGGAAGCCGATACTCCGAGAAGAGGTGTTTGCCTAAGCTCAAAAGTGACAgagctttattctttttacaaTAGAATGTTGCTTCTGTTTTAGCATAGAAGATCGTGGTCTTTGTAGGAGTAAAGACTAGAAAGGGCTTGGAACGAGGCTGGGAGTGTGCAGGGatcctctccccatctcccccagccACCTGAGGTCAGTGAGCATGGTGGAGGAAGGAGAATACGAGGGAACAGTTTTCTAGTTATGTGCAGGGTGGCCAATAATCACAAAGCTCTGGGAGACATCCGAGGCTCTGTTTCCTCAATCTGGCCTACATCGCATCCCTttcattcagtgaacatttactGAACTCCTGCTGTGTGCCGGGTACCGGGTACTGCACTGGAGATCCAAGGACAGGACAAGTAAGCCCCCGAGCCTGCTTGCACAGAGCACAATGGAAATTGGTGTGTAAAATAGTAAATGTAGGTGTGCACAGGGTACAACAGGAGCATAATAGGGTGGTCACCCAGAGGAACCTGGGACACGGAGGAAGTGGTGCTCGAGCCGATTGGTGGCATGTATCGGGACTTTCCAGGAAGACCAGAAAGAGCAGGTCATACCGGACACCTGTGCTTGAAGCAGGCCTTAGGTTAGTCCGCTTCGCTGGAGCCGAGGCTGCAGTGTGGAAGCCTGCTGTGTGGAGGAACAGTCGTCAGTAAGCCTGTAGGTCAGAAAAGATTTTGTAAGTTGTGATAGGGCTATCTGTGCCTGCCCAGGGTAGCCCTGGAGTTTGAATTGTATCCTTTGTGCAGCAGAGAACCGCTGAAGGACTTAGAGGGATCTCTCTGGCAACGGCGTGAAGTGTGGGCTGGAGTACGGGAGACTGAAGGAAGGGCAGTCAGGTGCCTGTTGCAGGAGGCCAAGCCAGAGACAAGGAGGCCTGAACTAAGGtggcaggagaggaaggaatgaaCACCACTGATGTCAGAGCGGTAGGCTGGACCAGATTTGGTGAccagctgctggaggggagggaaaggaaggagcttTTGACTCCTTAGTTTTTAACTTAGGTGGTGATTTTAAGCCTTCAGACAGACTATGCCAGATGGGAATTTCTTGGTCCTTGAGGTGGCCAAGTGGAGCCTGGGCCACTGAAGGGCCCAAGTGACCGCCTCTAGATACCACCACGCTCCTTGAGATAGCTGAGAATGCCAGGCAGATTTTAGCATTTTCTACACCTCTCGTGTTGTGAGAAAGGTTGAGAGGCACAGCTACATCACTCCTTTCCACTGGACAGTGAGAAAATACCCGGTCCAAACTATACTTGGTGAGTAAGAAAGAAGGGATTACTAAGTATACCCTGACCTTCCTGAAATGTAAATGTTGCATGAACTTAAAGATTTTGGCTGCATCTGGCGCTGAGAATATATGTTGtgaaacagaaaatgtttaaatgaactCTCTTAGACTGTGGATAATTTGCCCTACCTTTGTTTGCCTTCGGTTCTGGGGGCATCTGCAGCAGCGATCATTGTGTTTGGTCGTGCCCATGGCTGTCTAAGGAGACACCAGGCTCTTGGCTCTTGTACCGTTACTCTCAAGAAAAATGACTACTCTCAGCTGTTGCCTTTGTCATGTTGGGTTTTCAGATGAAAACAGCAACCAGAGTTCTGTGTCTGACGTCTATCAACTCAAGGTGGACAGCAGCACCAACTcaagccccagcccccagcagagTGAGTCCCTGAGCCCAGCACACACCTCTGACTTCCGCACAGATGACTCCCAGCCCCCTACTCTGGGCCAGGAGATCCTCGAGGGTGAGTCGCAGTTGGCCCAGGATGAGCATCTTGGAAGGgcctgtgcttttgatgtttCTGTTGTTTAGAGGAAGAGGTTAGAGAAGATGGACCTGGCAGCCTTGAGCCATTTGTCAATGTTTGAGCTGTTTTGGGGAAGGGTTGTGTTTTCCCCTCTCAcggaatgaaagaagaaaacaagcaacacAATTgagtgccaggctctgtgtaaGGCACTTTTCATGTTTGATACTTGGTATAATTTTCTCAAAGACCCTATGAGATAGCAGCTGTCATCTCTACCAGGTACAGATGACAAAGTAGAATCCTAGAAAGGGTAAACTGCTTGTCTGAGATCACATAGCTAGCAACTGGTGGAACCGGATGTCTCCAATTTCATTCCTTCTGACTTCAGAGATTATGCTCTTTGCATTATATCCTGTAAATTTCTTCTGATGACATATATTGATTCTCTGGCCAGTGTTGCTCTTCCCCAAGGTGCCTCCACATAGCTCTTAGGGGAGCTCCCCCAGCTTGAGGGAGATTCCACAGGAGTCTCCTGTCTCAGGAGGCCCTGCAGTTATACTGACATTGCTGCTTTTTCAGAGCCCTCCCTGCCCGCCTCAGAAGTTGCTGATGAACCTCCCACCCTCACGAAGGAAGAACCGGTTCCACTAGAGACACAGGTAAGGAGCCACTTTGGGTTTCCCCATTTCTAAAAACAAGTCCGGACTCTGTTGATGCGAACTGGAGCTGACAGCATCGGATGTGCTATGACCAGGGTGGGGAGGCAGCAAGGGAAGCTGGTGTCTCCAGGTTATAAGGTAGGGGAAGAGGTTTGTTTATCTGCAAGAAGGTTGGGGGTGGGCTTCTGGGCTGTAATTAGGGTGGATGGGGAGGTTCTGGTACAGAGGGATGGTCCTATAATTTCATGCTCTGACTGCTCCTAGATtgctgaggaagaggaagactcaggtgccccacccctGAAACGCTTCTGTGTGGACCAACCCGCAGTGCCGCAGACAGCATCAGAAAGCTAGCACCATCCTGGCGCCCTTCGCCTCCTGGCCCCCTGCCTCTATTTATTGCATTCTGGTTCTGGCCGTGCTTTGTTGCTGGGGTAAGGGCAAGCACTGGGCTCCAGAGCTTGCACATAGGAGCCTTCTGGGCTGGAAGGGTGACATAGGACTTGGGGTGATAGCATCATCTTCCCGTCCCTGGCACCTGTGTTTGCTTGCTCCTGAGAAGAGGAGCGCTCATGTTCTTTTTGCACCCCAAGTAGGCTGGGGCGTCAGCCATCCCACCTGTTCATCTGTCACCTCCAGGTAGCAGTCTCTGCTCCAGAACCTCTGGACTGAGCCGCTGGCTCTTCTACAGGAGGATGTGGAAGGAGATGTGGAAGGCACCCTCTAGAGAAGAGAGTGCCCAGGGTTACTTGAACTTGAATGGAGACTGTAGATTCATGGACTTTCCTATCAGGCTAGGGGCCTGTAAGCTGCTGTTGGAGAAGGCCTGGTAGAGActttggagggaagggaaggctgtGCACGAGGGCGGAAAAGTCTGTATAGATTTCTGTCCTGACACTTCTGCCCATTCCTGAGGTTATCCTGCCTCTCATGGGCTCTCCAGCTGCTGACAGTCCTTTGTCCCCTGCTGCAACCACCCCctttccccaacacacacacacacacgcagacacacattcacacatacacacacagctttCCCTGGTCTCACCTGTATGTTTCATTCCAGCATCCCCTGCCTCTTGCCATAGACTCTGCCCCAGCAAGGATTTGAGGTTCTGCCAACAGTACCCATCCCCCACAGTACTCCTTCAGCTCAGACTTTCTAGAAAGTTCCCTCTTCTTTGAAATCTGCATGTTTAATTGaactttgtgattttattttttgttcaaaaaagtttaagaaaatggaaatgggcAACAGTGAGTGAAGACATATTTTAGCActgaatagaatatttttaaaattaaactatttgaaATACGTCTTGTTGGTATTTGAGTGCTTCTTTATTGAAGGTTGTGGGGGCAGGGCCTGGTGGGGTGGTGGCTGAGTGCCTGCCAATTGTCTTACTCCCACAGAGGAGCTTTTTGATAGAAACGATTTGGAGATCCCTCTTGAAGTTGTCATGTAGTCTGATTTACACTTCCGTCCCTCTGCACACTGAATGCAACCAGTGTATGTTTGCCATGGCTCCAGGTCTTTAGGAGGCATTCatgagtggttttttttctttcattttttcttttttagattatgGTAAAGTGCATAGAAcatcaaatttaccattttaaccatttaaaaggGTACTGCTTAGTGGTAATAAGTACATTCACAACACTGTGTGGCCATTGCTAGCTTTCTCCAAACCTTTTCATGACCTTGGACCCGTTAAGCAGGTGCTCCGTGTTTGCCACTCCCCCAAGGCTCTGGCAGTCACAATCTGCTTTCCGTCCAGTTCCTTTTTGCGCTCCTGATTCCTAAGGAGACCAATAAAGTCATGTCACAGTGGAAAAGAATTCTACATTCTGTATGTTCAAGAATTTCATTTCAGTATTCCCTAAAGTAATTCGTCTGATCTCTCTCAGGGGCTTCCAGGTATCATGGATGAGACCAGCATCCCAAGTTTTGCTGCCCTGTTTTGTCATCCctactctcttttttctctttttcccaactaggctcagttgggagagcatgcaactcttgatgttgggatTGTGAATTTGAACCCCTTGTTGAGGGTacagtttacttaaaaagaaaaaaaagaaatatgtactaTTAAGTTGTCAAATGAATGTCACAGAGAGGGAATTGTAAGTGGTACATAAGAGAAGtatattctaggggcacctgggtggctcagttggttaagcgtctgacttctgcttaggtcacgatttcgtggtttgtgagtttgagccccacattgggctctgtgctgacagctcagagcctggcgcctgctttggattctgtatctccctctctctaccctcccccgttcatactttgcatctctctctctctctcaaaaataaacataaaattttttttaaagtatagtttaATGTGTTTAAACAAAGGAAGTTATTAAAAGTGTACTGAGATCATAAAAAATGACCAAtaagatttgaaaaagaattaaatcattTCTGTAAATGACAATTACTGAAATCAAGTGGCACACgaggaaagcaggagagaaaacTAACAGGAGATAGCAGTTGGCATTTGCAGTTACTCTGTGACTGAGTGCTAGAACTGGGAACACAGGAAGCCAGGAATCCTATCCCTCAGGAGACAGCCTGGCTAGGGAATAGACCTTTGCATAGAACCTTCTAGAGCATACTGTAGCAGGTGTGGAGTGGAGTCCACGAAGGAACATGTGGGATAATGGAAAAGGTGAGATGGAAACCATTCTCTTCTTTTGTTGACATCACCTTAGCACCATTTCACTGATACTCTAAGGTATCAGGCTAGCAGTCTCCACCACCGTCCCAGAATGTTGATGGGGTAAGggttggagaagaaaaagagatgaggaaacaTCAAGCAATGACCACAAGTTACTCACAAATAACTCAAAAAATGCTTCTGGGTATTATTAGGCCCAATGTATATGCACACtcgaaaactttttttttttccaattttacatTGActttttgcaagtttttttttaatgaaaacttactGAAAtactgaatactttttttttttttaacgttttatttatttttgagacagagagagacagcatgaacgggggaggggcagagagagagggagacacagaatcggaagcaggctccaggctctgagccatcagcccagagcccgacgcggggctcgaactcgcggaccgcgagatcgtgacctggctgaagtcggacgcttaaccgactgcgccacccaggcgcccctgaatacttttttttttaatctttatttttgagagagagagaaacagagtgtgagtgggggaggggcaaacagagagagagagacacagaatctgaggcaggttccaggctctgagctgtcagcacagagcctgacgcagggcttgacctcatgaactgcaagatcatgacctgagccgaagtcagatgcttaaccgactgagccacccaggagccccaaaaaactttttttttttatgtttgtttgtttagagttAGAGAgtacgtgagcaggggaggggcagcgagagagggagagaatcctaggcaggttccacactgtcagagcagaatctggtgcagggctcgatctcacaaactgagatcatgacctgagctgaaacccagagtcggacattcaatcaactaagccacccaggtgcccccacacttgaattctttttttttttttttttttttgcctgggcACCCCCCTTCCCCTGTGGAGCCAATGACAGCTTGCGGACTGCTGGAACCCACACTTGAATTCTTAAAAATAGATAGCCCACTAACTAAATTCATTGAATATGAATAAGCCCAAAGAAAGATCAATAGAGCTTGATGGGTCTGCACAAGAGAATTTGGAGCATGGAAAAGCTGAGCACCTGGGAGCAGATTTCCACATGCCCAAGGTATTTGTCGTCTTGGAAAATGGcgtttattttacaaatattgaaaGCACATTCTGGGTTCTCTCTATATAAACTACAATTGGTAGACAGGTCTCTGCCTTGCAGGAGCTTCCAGTCTGGTGAGGTAGAGAAGGTAGGCAGGAACCTGTGCCACGGTGGGTGGAGAAGGCAGAGTACTGTCAGGGTCCAGAGAAAAACTTCGAGGCTTGGAGATCACAGAAAGCTTTTGGAGAGGTGGCATTCGAGGCTGGGCCTTGACATTTTTCTCTGGTTATGAGGAAAGACTACTTGTGGGCAGGTTAATGCGGACAAATGGTGGCAGTGAAGCACGGGGTTAATGGGTAGCAGTAACCAGGGAATTGAGTTTCTATTTTCTCCAGCTCTTTGAGACTTTTCAAAGCTACAGAGAGCTGAAAGAAATAGTTCAATAAACTATGTGCACCCTTCACTTAGATTCACCAATTATTAACATTTGCCACATTGGCATctcaatacacattttttttctttctttttttgggggtggggtggaaggtgAATTACTTGAAATCGGTTGCTGTCATTCTGGCACTTTAGCCTTGAATACTTCAGCTTGTATGTCCCAAGAACAAGGCCATTCCTCAACACGACCAGAGTATCACGATCATACCCAAGAAACTTAACAATGATACAATAATAGTATTTAATCTGAACATATTTAAATTGCCCCAACTGTTCCAATAACGGTAGTAGTTCTCTTTAGCCCCTGTCCCCAGATCCAGGATCTAACTCTAGGGTCACACATTGCACACACAGTTCTCATgtctctttagtttccttttagAAGTTGGAGGTGGGTGGATAGGTGTATCTTGTGTCATTGTTATTTTTGAAGGGTCTAGGCAGTTATTCATAGAATGTCCCACAAACtgggtttttctattttctaaggaTTTCAGGTGGAATGTTTTTGGTTAGAATGCTACAGAGTTGGTATGTATTTTTCACTGCCTTGAATCAAGAGAAACACCCTTTTATCTCATTATTGGTAATGCTGAGATCGATCACTTGGCTAAGGTGTCTGCCAGATCTTTCCATTTTCAGGGCACTTTTACATAAGTAATTTgtaggtcgggggggggggggggcggggcgggtgaTAATCTTAGACCATTCACTTAGACCAGtgattttagcatccattgatggtCCATTTCTGAATCAAGTTACTTCACTAGAGTCTGCAAAATGGTGAGTTTTCTAAATCTAACATTCTTTTCACATTCATTCACTGGCAGCCTTCTGTAAATAGCACATtgcccttcctcttttcttttctttttctttcttccttccttccttttccttattctttcttctttctccctttcttttctttcctctctttctcccttcctccatccattcctttcttccttccttccctccctcctttctctgcacttgatcttagccaaaaggcctaGAAGCGATCTCTCTGAATATTACTATGGCTCATGGTTTCCCCTTACATTCAATGTGCCACAATCTgttgctgtcatttttttttttttttaatgttcaaattgtcccagatttaGTCAGTTAGAATCCCTTCATGCTGGCTCCTGAGTCCTTTTGACATGTCCCCATCTCTATTTGAGCACTTCTTTACTTTTAGGCACAAGTTGTTCCTGACTCACCTTGAACTTTGCTAGCCCCATTCCTTTTTCCCAGGAGCCCTGGATCCTTTTAGTggggaatggtatttagaaacctaGATAAACCTAGTTTACTGGAGTAAGGGGTTTGAGGGAAGTAGGAAAAAGACTGAGGACAGATTGTGGAGGGCCTGGAAGGCCAGACCAAAGAGCTTGATTTTACTTTGTTGACTTTAGGGAGCCAGCCATTGAAAGCCCAGAGCAGGGGAGTGAGGTTGTGTTCAAAATGCctaggaaaggaaagaggcaggGGACAAATAGGAAGACTTGCTAGGTTTGCATGTATTGAGAGGAGTCTTAGAGTTGTGTCAGTTGAGGGATAGAGTAGTGATAGGTACTTAGAAAAGGAAGTGGAAATAGACTGATGCAAACcagtgaaaacaaaagaaaagaaatgtaatcagTTCACCATGTGGATCATCTATGGATAATAATCATAAGTTATACACTGAGTGTGGATTTAACCAATTGCAATAATTATTTGGGGAATATGATTGAATGTGTGTGGTATTTGTGGGGGAGGTGAGACCTCATCTTCCATTGAAGAATGACAACAGCTAACGTTAAAACTGAGAAACAAACATAGCAACATATATGTTATTTcgaaatctgtctctctctcaaaaataaacttaaaaaaaagaaattggaaatttcttccataggtttttttttctgaatgtttatttttgagagagagtgtgtgattaggggaggagcagagagacagggagacacagaatcggaagcaggctccaggctctgagctggcagctgagagtcccatgtggagctcgaaccacaagctgtgagatcatgacctgagccgaagtcctccgcttaactgactgaaacctTTAGGTGCCCCTAGGAAACTTCATTAAAATGGAATccgggggccgcctgggtggctcagttggttaagcctcaggctttggctcaggctatgatcttgtggttcaggagtttgagccttgggtcaggctctgtgctggcggctcagatcctggagcctgctttggattgtgtcttcctctctctctgcccctcccccattcgcactctctcttgctctctctctctctcaaaaataaaacattaaaaacaatgaagtttCCTTTTACCAATAGTTTAACAATTTGAAAATGAGTGCTTGAGGGAACAGGAAGTGGATGGGGAAAGTGCTCTAGGGCTGATTTTTGTAGAACTATTTGTTGatgttttttattgctgttgtttttttatttttattttttaatgtttattatttttgagacagagagaagagagacagtatacgagcgggggagggggggagagagggagacacagaatttgaagcaggctctaggctctgagctgtcagcacagagcccaaggtgggcctgggactcacaaactgtgagagcatgaccgaGCTAAAGTCGGaccttacctgactgagtcacttaggcgcccctgttgttgttttttaaagtacatttaaatgtttcttttgggGAACTATGTTCATTTTACcataaaaaagacataattttaatggagtttaaaacttttacttgtaagtaggttccatgcccaacgtggggcttgaattcacaaccctaagattgagagtagcatgctctaccaattgagaggcacccctaaaacatttcaaaagaagaaaggcattataGTAGTAGTTTTGGCCAGAAATAATAGAGGCCTGAAATAGGATGTTGTGGGGATGGCAGGAAAAGGACAGTTCAAGAACTGACATTGTCTGGTTGATCCTATGCCCGTGGAGCTCAAGAGAGGTCAAACCTGAGCCCGTGAGGTTGTGAGGAAGGTGGGCcgttaataaaaatgaaaaccattctGATAAAGCAgatgatggagggaaggaagacgGTAAGATTGTGGCTCTGGGATGTTTTGAGTTTAAGGAACCAGCAGGACAGGGAGGAAAAGCCCAGGCAGGAGCCGGAACTGTCTAAGCAAAGGTTTGTGCCTGCATCAATGAACGAGGACTATGTGGCAGGGCATAGCTCCACATGATACAGACCACAGAAACAGATCTTGCTGACTGAGCTCATGTCCTAAAACTACCCAGTGGAGATCCATGTAGGGAAATGGCTACACTTCCTTGGACAGTCTTATTCCTGCGACTAAGCAGCCATAGCCGACTTAGAGCAATAGAAGCTTTGGTGCAGATCCCTGGAAGCTACACATTTTAATCTCTTCCTTTTTGGATTAACTTGTTTATTCAAAtgttaggaaagaaaacacattgaaCAATGAATTTTGCtaaaattatggtaaaaaaaaaaacttgagagtATAGTAAAAGCAGATGTGGGCTGGAACAATTGGGAAAAGGCATTAGGAAGGAAGTATTGGGTTGAAATgcacagaggagaaaaaagtCCATTTCCAGCAGTGGGTAGGAATAAAGCTAATGAATTCTGGGAATTAGGAGGAAGTAGTCCAGTAGGGGCTTGCTGGGTTAAGAGTCTGAGGActgaggaggcacctgggtggctcagttggttgagaggctcaggtcatgatctcatgaggcttgtgagtttgagccctgcatcaggctctgtgctgacagttcagagcctggagcctgcttcagattctgtgtctccgcttctctctgcccctccccagcccacaatctctctttttctctctctcgaaaataaataaatgttaaaaataaaaattaaaaaaaaaagtttgactgCAACAAGAGTCAATGAAAATATTAGAGCAGGAAACTGATAGTTACATTAAcagtctctttcatttttttttctttaaaaaatttttaaatttattattattcttttgagtAAGCTTTAtgcaaaatggggcttgaactcatgatcctgagatcaagagtcacatactccactgactgagccagccaggcaccccctatatTTTTCCTCAACATCTTCAGGACAAGATGGTAAAATCTCATGTTAATCAACTTTATCACTTGTAAATTTGGCCCACAGAAGTGGAGGACACCAACCAAGCAAGAGTCACATTAaagtttgatatatttttttttaagtttatttatttaatttgagagagtgggcacaagcagggctggggcagaacGAGCgtgagagagaatatcaagcgggctccgagctgtcagcacagagcccaacttggggctcaaactcacaaaccacgagatcgtgacctgagccgaagtcggacacttgacccactgagccacccaggtccccgcTGATTCTCCCATTTTAGATCTCTGCTTTACCAACGCCAGGGCTGGATTCAGCTTACAGTGGCCCCAAGCGCTGAAATGATGACGGTCCCCACTCTCATGGGCAGTTAGACACTATTTTGAAATatcaatttttccaaaatttgtcTCTTAATGTTGTTGGAGACCTTATCCTGTGTGTAGTCTGCTACCGGGGATCTAGTCCTGCAAATGTCGGTCCCATTAGTCATCTCGTCTGTGCCTCTCAAATCTGTCCACCTGTCTCCCTTGATTTTGTTACATTTGGGTCCCTTGGTATCCCTGCCACAAATAACTACGTCACTCTAGCCATCACATGCTGTGGCCCGGATGATCACTTCCGTTGCCACCCTCATCTCTTGATACTTTCCACCTCAAAATCCCTACGTTTTAAGGTGTGCTGTCCTGAATCTATCAAGAAGGCTCTGCGGctccttctgcctagaatgttcgTCCCTCATTTCTCTGCTTAGTGAAATGCTACTCACCTTTTCACAATCGACTCAATGTCCTGTCCTCCGAGGTGCTCATAATCCTTTTAGAAGAAATAGCTACCGAAGGAGGATGCAGTCCTATCTCTGCTAGGTGACCAGAGGAGGCTCCATTGGGATGGCGACTGACCTGGTACTTACCCTTCCCTGGGGGGAGACTTCTCACCTCAAGATGAGAAGAAAAGGGTCTGGCACTGCCACGCACCCCCGCTTTCTCCGCCCTGCTGAAGAACAGGCTGGGGAGGTATGTTCTGAGGCCAGTGAAGATCTTTGAACGGAAGGGGACAATTTAATTAGGGAGAGAATTATCCGTGAGTGTTTCGGCTTGTCCTGGGTAGGACATAGTTTGGACTATGTGGGTGTAGTGTGCTCGGGGAAGCAGCTCAAATGTCGTCACTCTCCAGGCAGTTACTGCTGTCTTCGGACTGTGCACTTGCGACAGCACTCTTCACCGAACTGGCATTATTCGTGCCTCTTGTTTTCTCAGAACAGtctctgtcttattttttgtttttcctctgaagCTCCCAGTCCAGAGCCCTCAACTTTGGAGGTGCTGCGAAAGACTATTAGAATTAATGGATGTATCTTTACTAGGTATGTCTTTTagtatatttttccaaagaagctcCTGTATGAT
Proteins encoded:
- the BCL7B gene encoding B-cell CLL/lymphoma 7 protein family member B, which translates into the protein MSGRSVRAETRSRAKDDIKKVMAAIEKVRKWEKKWVTVGDTSLRIFKWVPVTDSKEKEKSKSNSSAAREPNGFPSDASANSSLLLEFQDENSNQSSVSDVYQLKVDSSTNSSPSPQQSESLSPAHTSDFRTDDSQPPTLGQEILEEPSLPASEVADEPPTLTKEEPVPLETQIAEEEEDSGAPPLKRFCVDQPAVPQTASES